From a single Sander vitreus isolate 19-12246 chromosome 2, sanVit1, whole genome shotgun sequence genomic region:
- the zfp91 gene encoding uncharacterized protein zfp91 isoform X2, with translation MEPAGDRTGGVNKGEEPAEDKAAEETPATSITVTPRRGLRERGACRPRTSVSASIPDVNGAASSPQSSGRVLRDRSTRAVPAWLKDTKSDDEEDEPSPDTGATKRRKVSNSRRKKISESAGSADAGGGVAGESLQGTDSEDPKKPATDAQALPSRRPPAQTRAKPLSGRAVRGSAKPVCKTEPGMENPAVEGEVKNDIKKKEEESEDVAEPLFDDEGPPFRDDPNDLSYQPQSQSGAEEEEGLSSDEDLPFTDDLNDQSYDPKAERDGPKPKRRAPPKQKEKKEKEKAPKKEKEVADIKVEGLDNLESLEEEVKLEEEMVEDPDGPRKRGRRKKDDKTPRLPKRRKKPPVQYVRCEMEGCGTVLAHPRYLQHHIKYQHLLKKKYVCPHPSCGRLFRLQKQLLRHAKHHTDQRDYICEFCARAFKSSHNLAVHRMIHTGEKPLQCEICGFTCRQKASLNWHMKKHDADATYQFACSICGKKFEKKDCVVAHKAKSHPEVLIAEALAANAGALITTPASLLELPGNPMQAEVTSLDMSQIGQGGQMDQLSNEGQLAQVSQMGHVTQQVSHQVVLLGQDQSLHTMQVPVTIALSPIDPPSPADNQQQTHLQLQMPVQFVQAAQQPQQPQIQQLTLHSSSVLTQHQPQLHPLQSYSSQQQSQGQTQILQMTFQPVSQSQTHIQQIPILATSQQRSPLLSPSQPQPQSLNPASTNGDSLILDNPVLSSSSPSASSLVQTEVMGEDGVVWEQTGHREVHSDSTERHVAQTLM, from the exons ATGGAACCGGCGGGCGACCGAACCGGGGGTGTAAATAAAGGTGAAGAGCCGGCGGAGGACAAGGCCGCAGAAGAAACCCCAGCCACCAGTATAACCGTTACCCCGCGGAGGGGTCTCAGAGAGCGGGGAGCGTGCCGCCCGAGGACCAGCGTCTCTGCTTCAATACCAGACGTTAACGGAGCAGCGTCGAGCCCGCAGAGCTCAGGACGAGTTTTAAGAGACAGGTCGACGAGGGCAGTACCGGCCTGGCTGAAGGACACCAAGAGCGACGACGAAGAAGACGAACCGAGCCCGGACACCGGTGCGACAAAGCGGAGGAAAGTTTCCAACTCGAGGCGGAAGAAAATTTCTGAATCTGCGGGTTCGGCTGACGCTGGAGGGGGTGTCGCAGGTGAAAGCCTTCAAGGCACAGA CTCAGAGGACCCCAAGAAACCTGCCACAGATGCTCAAG CTCTACCCTCCAGACGCCCCCCAGCTCAGACTCGTGCCAAGCCCCTGTCTGGCAGGGCTGTCCGCGGCTCTGCCAAGCCTGTGTGTAAAACCGAACCTGGAATGGAGAATCCAGCTG TGGAAGGAGAGGTAAAAAATGATAT taaaaagaaagaggaggaaagcGAGGATGTTGCTGAACCACTCTTCGATGATGAAGGCCCTCCATTTCGGGATGACCCAAACGATCTCAGCTACCAGCCACAGAGTCAGAG TGGtgcagaggaagaagagggtcTAAGCAGTGATGAAGACCTTCCTTTTACAGATGACCTAAATGACCAGAGCTACGACCCGAAGGCtgaacg GGATGGCCCTAAACCTAAGCGCAGAGCTCCTCCTAAAcagaaggagaagaaagagaaagaaaaggcacctaaaaaagagaaagaggttgCTGATATAAAGGTAGAAGGTTTGGACAACTTGGAGAGTTTAGAAGAAGAAGTAAAGCTTGAGGAAGAAATGGTGGAGGACCCGGATGGACCCAGGAA GAGAGGCCGGCGGAAAAAAGACGATAAAACCCCCCGGCTGCCAAAGAGAAG GAAGAAGCCCCCAGTGCAGTACGTGCGCTGTGAAATGGAGGGATGCGGCACAGTCCTGGCTCATCCTCGCTACCTACAG CACCATATAAAGTACCAACACCTGCTCAAGAAGAAATACGTGTGTCCTCACCCTTCTTGTGGAAGGCTTTTCCGACTACAGAAGCAGCTGCTGCGTCACGCAAAACACCACACAG ACCAGAGGGACTACATCTGTGAGTTCTGTGCTCGTGCCTTCAAGAGTTCCCACAACCTGGCTGTGCACCGCAtgattcacactggagagaagccctTGCA GTGTGAAATCTGTGGCTTCACATGTCGTCAGAAGGCGTCACTCAACTGGCACATGAAGAAGCATGACGCTGATGCCACTTATCAGTTCGCCTGCTCCATTTGCGGCAAGAAGTTTGAGAAGAAGGACTGTGTGGTGGCCCATAAGGCTAAGAGTCACCCCGAGGTGCTCATCGCTGAGGCTCTGGCAGCCAATGCTGGCGCCCTCATCACAACCCCTGCCTCCCTGCTGGAGCTTCCAGGAAACCCCATGCAAGCAGAGGTCACTAGCCTGGACATGAGCCAAATAGGGCAGGGTGGGCAGATGGACCAGCTGAGCAATGAAGGGCAATTGGCTCAGGTGTCCCAGATGGGTCATGTGACCCAACAAGTGAGTCACCAGGTGGTTTTACTGGGACAAGACCAGAGCCTCCATACCATGCAAGTACCAGTGACAATTGCCCTGTCCCCCATCGACCCCCCTTCGCCAGCTGACAACCAGCAGCAGACTCACCTCCAGCTCCAGATGCCCGTCCAGTTTGTGCAGGCTGCTCAGCAGCCACAGCAGCCCCAAATCCAACAACTGACCCTCCACTCCAGCTCAGTGCTGACCCAGCATCAACCCCAGCTTCACCCTCTTCAGTCATACTCCTCCCAGCAGCAGAGCCAGGGGCAGACACAAATTCTTCAAATGACCTTCCAGCCGGTCAGCCAGTCTCAGACCCACATTCAGCAGATCCCCATTCTAGCCACCTCTCAGCAgcgctctcctctcctgtctccgtCCCAGCCCCAGCCCCAGTCCCTGAACCCAGCCTCCACTAATGGGGACAGCCTTATTCTGGACAATCCGGTGCTCTCGTCTTCCTCTCCGTCAGCCAGCTCCCTTGTGCAGACAGAAGTTATGGGGGAGGATGGTGTGGTCTGGGAGCAGACAGGACACAGGGAAGTTCACTCGGACAGCACTGAGAGACATGTGGCGCAGACTCTCATGTAA
- the zfp91 gene encoding uncharacterized protein zfp91 isoform X1, protein MEPAGDRTGGVNKGEEPAEDKAAEETPATSITVTPRRGLRERGACRPRTSVSASIPDVNGAASSPQSSGRVLRDRSTRAVPAWLKDTKSDDEEDEPSPDTGATKRRKVSNSRRKKISESAGSADAGGGVAGESLQGTDSEDPKKPATDAQALPSRRPPAQTRAKPLSGRAVRGSAKPVCKTEPGMENPAAVEGEVKNDIKKKEEESEDVAEPLFDDEGPPFRDDPNDLSYQPQSQSGAEEEEGLSSDEDLPFTDDLNDQSYDPKAERDGPKPKRRAPPKQKEKKEKEKAPKKEKEVADIKVEGLDNLESLEEEVKLEEEMVEDPDGPRKRGRRKKDDKTPRLPKRRKKPPVQYVRCEMEGCGTVLAHPRYLQHHIKYQHLLKKKYVCPHPSCGRLFRLQKQLLRHAKHHTDQRDYICEFCARAFKSSHNLAVHRMIHTGEKPLQCEICGFTCRQKASLNWHMKKHDADATYQFACSICGKKFEKKDCVVAHKAKSHPEVLIAEALAANAGALITTPASLLELPGNPMQAEVTSLDMSQIGQGGQMDQLSNEGQLAQVSQMGHVTQQVSHQVVLLGQDQSLHTMQVPVTIALSPIDPPSPADNQQQTHLQLQMPVQFVQAAQQPQQPQIQQLTLHSSSVLTQHQPQLHPLQSYSSQQQSQGQTQILQMTFQPVSQSQTHIQQIPILATSQQRSPLLSPSQPQPQSLNPASTNGDSLILDNPVLSSSSPSASSLVQTEVMGEDGVVWEQTGHREVHSDSTERHVAQTLM, encoded by the exons ATGGAACCGGCGGGCGACCGAACCGGGGGTGTAAATAAAGGTGAAGAGCCGGCGGAGGACAAGGCCGCAGAAGAAACCCCAGCCACCAGTATAACCGTTACCCCGCGGAGGGGTCTCAGAGAGCGGGGAGCGTGCCGCCCGAGGACCAGCGTCTCTGCTTCAATACCAGACGTTAACGGAGCAGCGTCGAGCCCGCAGAGCTCAGGACGAGTTTTAAGAGACAGGTCGACGAGGGCAGTACCGGCCTGGCTGAAGGACACCAAGAGCGACGACGAAGAAGACGAACCGAGCCCGGACACCGGTGCGACAAAGCGGAGGAAAGTTTCCAACTCGAGGCGGAAGAAAATTTCTGAATCTGCGGGTTCGGCTGACGCTGGAGGGGGTGTCGCAGGTGAAAGCCTTCAAGGCACAGA CTCAGAGGACCCCAAGAAACCTGCCACAGATGCTCAAG CTCTACCCTCCAGACGCCCCCCAGCTCAGACTCGTGCCAAGCCCCTGTCTGGCAGGGCTGTCCGCGGCTCTGCCAAGCCTGTGTGTAAAACCGAACCTGGAATGGAGAATCCAGCTG CAGTGGAAGGAGAGGTAAAAAATGATAT taaaaagaaagaggaggaaagcGAGGATGTTGCTGAACCACTCTTCGATGATGAAGGCCCTCCATTTCGGGATGACCCAAACGATCTCAGCTACCAGCCACAGAGTCAGAG TGGtgcagaggaagaagagggtcTAAGCAGTGATGAAGACCTTCCTTTTACAGATGACCTAAATGACCAGAGCTACGACCCGAAGGCtgaacg GGATGGCCCTAAACCTAAGCGCAGAGCTCCTCCTAAAcagaaggagaagaaagagaaagaaaaggcacctaaaaaagagaaagaggttgCTGATATAAAGGTAGAAGGTTTGGACAACTTGGAGAGTTTAGAAGAAGAAGTAAAGCTTGAGGAAGAAATGGTGGAGGACCCGGATGGACCCAGGAA GAGAGGCCGGCGGAAAAAAGACGATAAAACCCCCCGGCTGCCAAAGAGAAG GAAGAAGCCCCCAGTGCAGTACGTGCGCTGTGAAATGGAGGGATGCGGCACAGTCCTGGCTCATCCTCGCTACCTACAG CACCATATAAAGTACCAACACCTGCTCAAGAAGAAATACGTGTGTCCTCACCCTTCTTGTGGAAGGCTTTTCCGACTACAGAAGCAGCTGCTGCGTCACGCAAAACACCACACAG ACCAGAGGGACTACATCTGTGAGTTCTGTGCTCGTGCCTTCAAGAGTTCCCACAACCTGGCTGTGCACCGCAtgattcacactggagagaagccctTGCA GTGTGAAATCTGTGGCTTCACATGTCGTCAGAAGGCGTCACTCAACTGGCACATGAAGAAGCATGACGCTGATGCCACTTATCAGTTCGCCTGCTCCATTTGCGGCAAGAAGTTTGAGAAGAAGGACTGTGTGGTGGCCCATAAGGCTAAGAGTCACCCCGAGGTGCTCATCGCTGAGGCTCTGGCAGCCAATGCTGGCGCCCTCATCACAACCCCTGCCTCCCTGCTGGAGCTTCCAGGAAACCCCATGCAAGCAGAGGTCACTAGCCTGGACATGAGCCAAATAGGGCAGGGTGGGCAGATGGACCAGCTGAGCAATGAAGGGCAATTGGCTCAGGTGTCCCAGATGGGTCATGTGACCCAACAAGTGAGTCACCAGGTGGTTTTACTGGGACAAGACCAGAGCCTCCATACCATGCAAGTACCAGTGACAATTGCCCTGTCCCCCATCGACCCCCCTTCGCCAGCTGACAACCAGCAGCAGACTCACCTCCAGCTCCAGATGCCCGTCCAGTTTGTGCAGGCTGCTCAGCAGCCACAGCAGCCCCAAATCCAACAACTGACCCTCCACTCCAGCTCAGTGCTGACCCAGCATCAACCCCAGCTTCACCCTCTTCAGTCATACTCCTCCCAGCAGCAGAGCCAGGGGCAGACACAAATTCTTCAAATGACCTTCCAGCCGGTCAGCCAGTCTCAGACCCACATTCAGCAGATCCCCATTCTAGCCACCTCTCAGCAgcgctctcctctcctgtctccgtCCCAGCCCCAGCCCCAGTCCCTGAACCCAGCCTCCACTAATGGGGACAGCCTTATTCTGGACAATCCGGTGCTCTCGTCTTCCTCTCCGTCAGCCAGCTCCCTTGTGCAGACAGAAGTTATGGGGGAGGATGGTGTGGTCTGGGAGCAGACAGGACACAGGGAAGTTCACTCGGACAGCACTGAGAGACATGTGGCGCAGACTCTCATGTAA
- the cntf gene encoding ciliary neurotrophic factor, which translates to MAARRTRGMTGGSDLSRTAVARATAIAELLRYECSILLELYRKKESFTADVTVTDSRLVSVPPPSSQLETRDKLWCLHSALLQCRSFLERAIAKEEEQLGGGKKGDYETQRKMVKERLSLLLINTGELFKTASGVMVLTPSLEGLELDGPTILFELKLWVYRIFEEVDYWTKMAITTLQALPSVIAKERARTTRVRSTRSARR; encoded by the exons ATGGCAGCCAGGCGGACTAGAGGTATGACCGGCGGCTCGGATCTGAGCAGGACCGCCGTGGCCCGGGCTACTGCTATAGCTGAGCTTCTGCGCTATGAGTGCTCCATTTTACTGGAACTTTAT agaaagaaggagagttTCACTGCAGATGTTACGGTGACAGACAGTCGTCTGgtgtctgtccctcctccttcctctcagCTGGAAACCAGAGACAAGCTCTGGTGTCTCCACTCTGCTCTGCTACAGTGCCGCAGCTTTCTGGAGAGAGCCATCGCCAAAGAGGAAGAGCAGCTAGGCGGTGGGAAGAAAGGTGATTATGAGACCCAGAGGAAGATGGTGAAGGAGAGGTTGTCGCTTCTCTTAATCAACACTGGAGAACTCTTCAAAACTGCTAGCGGCGTGATGGTCCTGACTCCCAGCTTGGAGGGCTTGGAG TTAGACGGTCCGACCATTCTGTTTGAGCTGAAGCTTTGGGTATACCGGATCTTCGAAGAGGTGGACTACTGGACCAAGATGGCCATCACCACCTTGCAAGCCCTGCCCTCGGTAATAGCCAAGGAGCGAGCGAGGACCACGCGAGTCAGGAGCACGAGAAGTGCTCGGAGATGA
- the LOC144524321 gene encoding uncharacterized protein LOC144524321, whose translation MNSLVGYGVSSESDSDGDVEDVNSDGVGSVKEMGEVASAAKKTRNFLLESGSTSSESEPEEEEPEPSSSSPHAHKLASSAACQPTLPAPSLGSLTSNKLPPPSLRTCSDGSVFANPFKAQADQKLSALQKHVPLTMQAKPSQIGGKRMCVSYRKDGRCRFGIKCKFAHDSDLQTRTDCHPPVSEETSVSDQDESQAGGSFGGGSRNLHQETKEEESGGQQVKKRKVGLSNTLIPPKRAMKQYTMQREREQINMS comes from the exons atgaaCTCTCTGGTTGGCTACGGAGTGTCCTCGGAGTCCGACAGCGATGGAGATGTAGAGGATGTAAACAGTGATGGAGTTGG TTCTGTTAAGGAGATGGGTGAGGTGGCATCAGCTGCCAAAAAGACCCGCAACTTCTTGCTGGAGTCTGGTTCGACTTCCAGTGAATCAGaaccagaggaagaggagccagAGCCCTCTTCATCATCACCACATGCCCATAAACTAGCATCTTCTGCAGCCTGCCAGCCCACCCTGCCTGCTCCTTCCCTGGGTTCCCTCACCTCCAATAAACTACCCCCTCCATCTCTACGTACCTGTTCGGACGGCAGTGTGTTTGCCAACCCTTTCAAGGCTCAGGCAGACCAAAAGCTCAGCGCCTTGCAGAAACACGTCCCCCTCACAATGCAGGCCAAACCCTCCCAGATAGGAGGTAAAAGGATGTGTGTTTCATACAGGAAAGATGGGAGATGCAGGTTTGGGATCAAATGCAAGTTTGCTCATGACAGTGACCTCCAGACTCGCACTGATTGTCATCCACCTGTGAGTGAAGAAACATCAGTGTCAGATCAAGATGAGTCCCAGGCAGGTGGCTCATTTGGAGGAGGATCCCGGAACCTCCATCAGGAGACCAAAGAGGAAGAGTCAGGAGGGCAGCAAGTGAAGAAGAGAAAGGTTGGACTGAGTAACACCTTGATTCCGCCTAAACGAGCTATGAAGCAGTATACCATGCAGAGGGAAAGAGAGCAGATCAATATGTCCTGA